A region from the Spea bombifrons isolate aSpeBom1 chromosome 7, aSpeBom1.2.pri, whole genome shotgun sequence genome encodes:
- the LOC128502232 gene encoding proprotein convertase subtilisin/kexin type 4-like: MRSIALVFVVTVLIHVIFTLEIYTNSWAVHIPDGSVEAERIAQKFGFINLGQVVLGSDFYHLSHRGIQRKSFSPHWGRNIQLKKEPKVSWFKQQMLKRREKRQPDMVPTDPLFSLQWYLGKNLDLGIQAAWNRGYTGRGVVVSVLDDGLEKDHPDLALNYDPEASYDFNDDDPDPQPRYNSSNEKNHGTRCAGVVAAVANNDICGAGVAYNARIGGVRMLDGIVTDIVQAQSLSFNPQHIDIYSASWGPPDDGMLLDGPDELSSEAFYKGILNGRRGLGSIFVWASGNGGRNDNCNSDGFSNSIYTIAVGGVPKRGTVPWYSEACACKLTSAYSSSGGEEETFITTDIRHTCTDQHTGTSAATALVAGILALALEANPALTWRDIQHIVVRASSPAHLMADDWVINGVGRKVSHFFGYGLLHAGRVVELAETWETTQPQRKCLITIVSTPKRVHSDLILTYNVTACSGSPNHIISLEHVQAQMSLSYSRRGDLEIYLTSPMGTRSVLMGKRPHDTSTDGYRDWSFMTTQSWDENPLGLWTLEFRNRGSYTNHGYLLHVTLILYGTDEHMMSRKIKKSVVRKCLRRDRNGSCIECLAPYYTFGKLCLSYCPAKYFKSTQRAEVSEPSSFHLVRSCAACHPSCFTCKGSSANNCTSCSPLYEYNGKDNSCVRSDSPSVDLQNASFIRIPQTTLVAVIMSAAIVMVMGALMVFIHWYLRKRSRVDPSPV; this comes from the coding sequence ATGAGGAGCATAGCTCTGGTTTTCGTTGTTACTGTTCTGATCCATGTGATCTTTACTTTGGAGATTTACACAAATAGCTGGGCTGTGCACATACCCGATGGCTCTGTAGAGGCAGAACGTATTGCACAGAAATTCGGTTTCATCAACCTTGGGCAGGTGGTGCTTGGCAGTGATTTCTACCATCTATCTCATCGTGGCATTCAAAGGAAATCCTTCAGCCCTCACTGGGGTAGAAATATTCAACTGAAAAAAGAACCCAAGGTTAGCTGGTTTAAGCAGCAGATgctgaagagaagggagaaaagaCAGCCTGATATGGTTCCCACAGACCCCCTCTTCAGCTTGCAGTGGTACCTGGGTAAAAATCTTGACTTAGGCATCCAGGCTGCTTGGAACCGTGGATATACCGGACGAGGCGTGGTGGTGAGCGTTCTGGATGATGGGCTTGAAAAGGACCACCCCGATCTCGCATTAAACTATGATCCGGAAGCGAGTTATGATTTTAATGACGACGATCCTGACCCTCAGCCCCGATATAACTCATCTAATGAGAAGAACCACGGGACCCGCTGTGCAGGCGTGGTGGCTGCGGTTGCCAATAATGATATCTGCGGCGCTGGAGTAGCATACAACGCTAGAATAGGAGGTGTGCGAATGCTGGATGGGATAGTCACAGACATTGTTCAAGCTCAGTCGTTGAGTTTTAACCCACAGCATATTGACATTTATAGCGCCAGCTGGGGTCCCCCTGATGATGGAATGTTACTGGATGGACCAGATGAGTTGTCTTCTGAGGCTTTTTACAAAGGAATACTAAATGGCCGCCGTGGCCTTGGATCTATCTTTGTTTGGGCATCTGGAAACGGTGGCAGGAATGACAACTGCAACAGTGACGGCTTCTCCAACAGTATCTACACTATTGCTGTTGGGGGTGTCCCCAAACGTGGAACAGTCCCTTGGTACAGTGAGGCGTGTGCATGCAAACTTACAAGCGCTTACAGCAGCAGTGGTGGTGAGGAAGAGACTTTTATCACCACTGATATACGCCACACGTGTACAGATCAACACACCGGGACTTCAGCCGCCACTGCACTTGTTGCCGGGATCCTTGCTTTGGCATTGGAGGCAAACCCAGCTCTTACATGGAGGGATATACAACATATCGTGGTAAGAGCGTCCAGTCCTGCCCACCTAATGGCTGATGATTGGGTCATAAATGGAGTGGGAAGAAAAGTGAGCCACTTTTTCGGCTACGGACTCTTGCATGCTGGACGAGTAGTGGAGCTGGCCGAAACATGGGAGACAACGCAGCCTCAAAGAAAGTGCCTCATAACAATTGTGAGCACCCCCAAAAGAGTGCATTCAGATCTGATTTTGACTTACAATGTCACTGCCTGTTCTGGGTCCCCCAATCACATAATATCCCTTGAGCATGTCCAAGCCCAAATGTCCCTCAGCTACAGTCGCAGAGGTGACCTGGAAATCTATCTTACCAGTCCTATGGGCACCCGTTCTGTGCTGATGGGCAAGAGACCACATGATACCAGCACTGATGGGTACAGAGATTGGTCCTTCATGACCACACAATCTTGGGATGAAAATCCATTGGGCCTTTGGACCTTAGAATTTAGGAACAGAGGAAGCTACACCAACCACGGATATCTACTTCACGTCACGTTGATTTTGTACGGGACAGATGAACACATGATGTCCAGGAAAATCAAGAAGTCTGTCGTGAGAAAGTGTCTGAGGCGGGATAGAAATGGGTCGTGCATAGAATGTTTGGCACCATATTATACCTTTGGAAAGCTCTGTCTATCTTACTGCCCTGCCAAATACTTTAAGTCTACGCAGAGAGCGGAGGTGTCAGAGCCCAGCAGCTTTCACCTTGTTCGTTCTTGTGCCGCTTGCCACCCATCCTGCTTTACGTGTAAAGGGTCGTCTGCCAATAATTGCACTTCCTGTTCCCCTTTATACGAATATAATGGAAAAGACAACTCATGCGTAAGATCTGACTCCCCAAGTGTAGACTTACAGAACGCCTCATTCATCCGGATCCCTCAAACGACATTAGTGGCAGTGATAATGAGTGCGGCCATTGTAATGGTTATGGGAGCGCTGATGGTTTTCATTCACTGGTATCTACGAAAAAGATCACGAGTAGACCCCAGTCCCGTCTGA